The Niallia alba genome includes a window with the following:
- a CDS encoding sensor histidine kinase: MKKLSIKIGIIFFCIIFGLITFMLFLLHEAVVENRVKEELNALQSRGNSHRTVLEKHFNKEIIEHVILMESESNTDVVITDEKKNILSSSITNHSYDKYIKKEFGDIPYKGKIAEGNWRQEPVISTMSPIKINGQTSGYVFMFQDTESVHNLIQSLNKHFLLIGFISVFITIIIIIFLSRGITKPLIQMKEATSQINKGNFAVTLPQKSADELGELATSIETLATDLNYLKRERNEFLASISHELRTPLTYIKGYADILLKQNPPTDEREKYLAIIVTEINRLNLLIQDLFELAKIDKNSFVIKKEKIDLSIFLKRLERKLTPAINEKNMIFNVHNPSSLNLHADPIRLEQILLNLLDNAIKYSKTGGLVELKVWKEKKTIHFLIRDNGKGVPEKDIPYIFNRFYRVEKSRKRSLGGTGLGLSIVQELVHAHGAEITLKSQEQIGTEFEIIFKENEK; this comes from the coding sequence ATGAAGAAACTCTCAATAAAAATTGGAATCATATTTTTTTGCATTATTTTCGGACTTATTACCTTTATGCTCTTCCTATTACATGAAGCAGTTGTGGAAAATAGAGTAAAGGAGGAATTAAATGCTCTACAATCAAGAGGAAACTCACATCGAACTGTATTAGAAAAGCATTTTAACAAAGAAATAATCGAACATGTTATTTTGATGGAATCTGAATCAAACACGGACGTAGTAATTACAGATGAAAAAAAGAATATACTTAGTTCGTCCATAACTAACCATTCATATGATAAATATATAAAAAAAGAATTTGGTGATATTCCATACAAAGGGAAAATCGCGGAAGGGAATTGGCGGCAAGAACCGGTTATTTCTACAATGAGTCCCATAAAGATTAATGGACAGACAAGTGGTTATGTATTTATGTTTCAGGATACTGAGTCGGTACATAATCTCATTCAAAGTTTAAATAAACATTTTCTTTTAATAGGCTTCATCTCTGTTTTTATTACCATTATTATTATCATTTTCTTATCGCGTGGTATTACCAAGCCTTTAATTCAAATGAAAGAAGCAACCTCTCAAATCAACAAAGGAAATTTCGCTGTCACCCTACCACAGAAATCAGCAGATGAATTAGGTGAATTAGCCACTTCTATTGAAACACTAGCAACTGATTTAAACTATTTAAAAAGAGAGCGTAATGAATTTTTAGCGAGTATTTCTCATGAACTTCGAACACCATTAACCTATATAAAGGGATATGCAGATATCCTTCTAAAACAGAATCCTCCTACAGACGAACGGGAGAAATACTTAGCGATTATTGTGACAGAAATAAATCGGTTGAATCTATTAATTCAAGACTTATTTGAGCTGGCTAAAATAGATAAAAATTCATTTGTCATAAAAAAAGAGAAAATTGATTTAAGTATTTTTCTAAAAAGACTTGAACGAAAGCTCACACCTGCTATTAATGAAAAAAACATGATATTTAATGTTCACAATCCAAGCAGCTTAAATTTACATGCCGACCCGATTAGACTCGAACAAATTCTCCTGAACTTATTAGATAACGCCATAAAATATTCAAAAACTGGTGGTTTAGTAGAATTGAAGGTTTGGAAAGAGAAGAAAACGATTCATTTCTTAATCAGAGATAACGGAAAGGGAGTTCCTGAAAAAGATATTCCTTATATATTTAACAGATTCTATCGCGTGGAAAAATCACGAAAAAGATCGCTTGGTGGCACTGGTTTAGGACTTTCCATTGTTCAAGAGCTAGTTCATGCGCACGGAGCTGAAATTACCTTAAAAAGTCAGGAACAGATAGGTACCGAATTTGAAATTATTTTTAAGGAGAATGAAAAATGA
- a CDS encoding YdhK family protein, with protein MIRRKIIFSLVSLVAMFALAACTGKDDAAPKGDSSSNMMEGHEGMNHAGTSDVPEGLKEALNQTYPVGSKAIIHADHMPGMNEAEATISGAFDTTVYTITYTPLNGGEKVENHKWVIHEEIENATNDSYQAGDEVIINAEHMEGMDDVTATIDSAEETTVYMVDYQDTETGEDVTYHKWVTESELSQVE; from the coding sequence ATGATTAGAAGGAAAATTATATTTAGTCTAGTATCTTTAGTAGCAATGTTTGCCTTAGCTGCATGTACTGGGAAAGATGATGCAGCTCCAAAAGGTGATTCAAGTTCTAATATGATGGAAGGTCATGAGGGAATGAATCATGCAGGTACAAGTGATGTTCCGGAAGGTCTAAAAGAAGCTCTGAATCAAACTTATCCAGTAGGTTCAAAAGCTATTATCCATGCAGATCATATGCCGGGAATGAACGAAGCTGAAGCTACCATTTCTGGTGCTTTCGATACTACTGTTTATACAATAACTTATACGCCTTTAAATGGGGGGGAGAAAGTAGAAAATCATAAATGGGTCATTCATGAGGAAATCGAGAATGCTACAAATGACAGCTATCAAGCAGGAGACGAAGTCATAATAAATGCTGAACATATGGAAGGGATGGATGATGTCACAGCAACTATTGATTCAGCAGAAGAAACAACTGTTTATATGGTAGATTATCAAGATACGGAGACAGGGGAGGATGTTACTTATCATAAATGGGTAACAGAAAGCGAATTGTCACAAGTAGAATAA
- a CDS encoding permease prefix domain 1-containing protein, which produces MIASKESYMQQLRDLLKEHEQSEEICREYELHLADMLEDIVLEKQYTEQEAITIAIERLGFPKEIAALYQEELTMTAKKTQWNFFFANLFFFVGGIGLTVIYHHLSNPTISKLWLFLTSIPFFLIILYLFFWLLLGYEVGKEFGLGGKKLLMKTFCISLVPNLLLMCSVVFKIIPSTIFDPLLTPEFILICISFTIMLYPICFLAFRYGTTRSV; this is translated from the coding sequence ATGATTGCTTCAAAAGAATCCTACATGCAACAGCTGCGGGATTTACTAAAAGAGCATGAACAATCAGAAGAAATATGTAGGGAATATGAACTTCATCTAGCGGATATGTTAGAAGATATTGTTTTAGAAAAACAATATACAGAACAAGAAGCAATCACCATCGCAATAGAAAGATTAGGATTCCCAAAGGAAATTGCTGCATTGTATCAAGAAGAGCTAACGATGACTGCCAAAAAAACGCAATGGAACTTCTTTTTTGCAAATTTGTTTTTCTTTGTAGGAGGTATTGGGTTGACGGTAATTTATCATCACCTATCTAATCCAACAATCAGCAAATTATGGTTATTCCTAACAAGTATTCCGTTTTTTCTTATTATACTTTATTTATTCTTTTGGCTTTTGCTTGGATATGAAGTGGGCAAGGAATTTGGACTTGGCGGAAAAAAACTATTAATGAAGACCTTTTGCATTTCGTTAGTTCCTAATCTTTTACTTATGTGTTCCGTTGTCTTTAAGATCATTCCGTCAACAATATTTGATCCATTATTAACACCAGAATTTATCCTTATCTGTATTTCTTTTACGATTATGTTATATCCAATATGTTTTCTCGCATTTCGCTATGGAACAACGAGATCGGTATAA
- a CDS encoding PadR family transcriptional regulator, which produces MFNRELVKGSTSLILLQLLAEKEMYGYELVKEMEKRSDYSLQVKEGTLYPALHKLEKQEYVKSFWKESEKGPARKYYQITVAGEQILEQKTAEWKNFVQTIDKVIGRKGV; this is translated from the coding sequence ATGTTTAACAGAGAGTTAGTAAAAGGTAGTACATCCTTAATACTTCTTCAGTTATTAGCAGAAAAGGAAATGTATGGATATGAACTAGTGAAAGAGATGGAGAAAAGAAGTGACTATTCCTTGCAAGTCAAAGAAGGGACATTATACCCAGCGCTACATAAATTAGAAAAACAAGAATATGTGAAATCTTTCTGGAAGGAATCAGAAAAGGGGCCAGCGAGAAAGTATTACCAAATTACAGTGGCTGGTGAGCAAATATTAGAGCAAAAAACAGCGGAATGGAAAAACTTTGTGCAAACGATTGATAAAGTCATTGGGAGAAAAGGCGTATGA
- a CDS encoding YitT family protein encodes MVKTHKKESTAHLIIRYLMLTIGAGFAAIAIDLFLAPNTIIDGGVIGISLILKYSYGLNFGILVFIINLPFLFAGYKYIGKNFCISSLYSIIMLAIIEFLLEHFEPITTQPLLATVFGGLLLGAGVGIVIRNSGALDGTEILGILLTKKIPFSVGEFVMFINVFIFSWAGFVLGWEQAMFSILTYYIASKAIDAVIQGFDDTKAAMVISDEYEEIAQALSDRLGRGVTKLKGKGGYLDQEKEVLYVVFTRLEVAKFRSIVQEIDPNAFITIMDTQEAHGGKFSKSAIH; translated from the coding sequence ATGGTAAAAACCCATAAAAAAGAAAGTACCGCCCACTTAATCATTCGATATTTGATGCTAACAATAGGTGCAGGTTTTGCAGCAATCGCAATTGATTTATTTTTAGCTCCAAATACAATTATTGATGGTGGAGTTATTGGAATTTCACTGATTCTTAAATATAGTTATGGCTTAAACTTCGGAATCCTTGTCTTTATTATCAACCTACCTTTTTTATTTGCTGGCTATAAATATATTGGGAAAAACTTCTGTATTTCTTCCCTTTATTCAATCATTATGCTCGCAATCATTGAGTTTTTGCTTGAACACTTTGAACCAATTACCACCCAGCCGCTACTTGCTACAGTTTTTGGTGGGTTATTGCTAGGTGCAGGTGTTGGCATTGTCATTAGAAATTCAGGGGCATTAGACGGTACAGAAATATTAGGCATCCTGCTTACTAAAAAAATCCCCTTTTCTGTTGGAGAATTTGTGATGTTTATTAATGTCTTCATTTTCTCTTGGGCTGGTTTTGTTTTAGGTTGGGAACAAGCAATGTTTTCAATTCTTACCTATTATATTGCAAGTAAAGCAATTGATGCGGTTATTCAAGGATTTGATGATACAAAAGCTGCGATGGTTATTTCGGATGAATATGAAGAAATTGCCCAAGCACTTTCTGACCGGCTAGGAAGAGGAGTAACAAAGCTTAAAGGAAAAGGTGGCTATTTGGATCAGGAAAAAGAAGTATTATATGTAGTGTTTACCCGATTAGAGGTAGCAAAGTTTCGAAGCATTGTTCAAGAAATTGACCCAAATGCATTTATTACAATTATGGATACACAAGAAGCACATGGTGGGAAATTCTCTAAATCTGCCATTCATTAA
- a CDS encoding DUF2933 domain-containing protein, with protein MGLLQLLTLLICPLMMLFCMKGMFGHNKHHHSHTSKDLDDRVKSLELENGKLRKEIDTLSTIERKES; from the coding sequence ATGGGATTGTTACAATTACTTACGTTACTAATTTGTCCATTAATGATGCTATTTTGTATGAAAGGCATGTTTGGACACAACAAGCATCATCATTCACATACATCAAAAGATTTGGATGATAGAGTAAAAAGCCTTGAGTTGGAAAATGGAAAGTTGAGAAAAGAAATCGATACTCTTTCAACGATTGAGAGAAAAGAATCATAG
- a CDS encoding response regulator transcription factor: protein MKTLLLVDDEPIMLDLLSLYLSPLGYTCIKCNSGMDAINFIESNEIDLILLDVMMPEMDGLETCREIRKNWNTPIIMLTARSEKADIVKGLEYGADDYIAKPFDEEELVARINAVLRRLKTDSKKIIFKGLKLDKNSFQVTFNGQEIVLTPKEFSLLTLFLSNQNLVFSREHLITTIWGYDVSTEDRTIDSHIRNLRDKLRKTGFPADTYLQTVWGVGYKWTDQD from the coding sequence ATGAAAACTTTATTACTAGTGGATGATGAACCGATTATGCTAGATTTATTATCTTTATACTTGTCTCCATTAGGCTATACATGCATCAAATGCAATTCAGGAATGGACGCTATCAACTTTATCGAATCCAATGAGATAGACTTAATTCTATTAGATGTTATGATGCCAGAGATGGATGGCTTGGAAACTTGTAGAGAAATAAGGAAGAACTGGAATACCCCTATCATTATGTTGACAGCAAGAAGCGAAAAAGCCGATATAGTTAAAGGGCTAGAATATGGAGCTGATGATTATATCGCAAAACCATTCGATGAAGAAGAATTGGTTGCAAGAATAAATGCCGTTTTACGTAGATTGAAAACAGATTCAAAAAAAATTATCTTTAAAGGTCTCAAATTAGACAAAAACTCCTTCCAAGTAACTTTTAATGGACAGGAAATTGTCCTTACACCAAAAGAATTTTCCTTATTAACCTTATTTTTATCCAATCAAAACTTGGTGTTTTCAAGAGAGCATTTAATTACAACCATTTGGGGATATGATGTATCAACAGAAGACCGAACCATTGATTCTCATATTCGCAACCTACGGGACAAGCTGCGAAAAACAGGATTTCCTGCAGATACTTATTTACAAACTGTTTGGGGTGTTGGCTATAAATGGACAGATCAGGATTGA